A region of Streptomyces cinnamoneus DNA encodes the following proteins:
- a CDS encoding spermidine synthase has translation MTAVSTRHGDDAPVTVERRDGPHGEVVLRRRGEHFEIIANGCFLMDTADGRSERRLVDAALAALPPDRPAPSVLIGGLGVGFSLARAVAEPRWGHVTVVERERAVVDWHRAGPLAAFSGGALADPRTEVVVGDLVAHLHAPGTRYDALCLDIDNGPDWTVTDDNGGLYSPAGLAACRARLTPGGVLAVWSAQPSPAFEEALRNAGFAGVTTEEITVARGVPDVVHLGVSAA, from the coding sequence ATGACCGCAGTGAGCACCCGGCACGGCGACGACGCGCCCGTCACCGTCGAGCGCCGTGACGGCCCCCACGGGGAGGTGGTGCTGAGGCGGCGCGGGGAGCACTTCGAGATCATCGCCAACGGGTGCTTCCTGATGGACACCGCCGACGGCCGCTCGGAACGGCGCCTGGTCGACGCCGCACTCGCCGCCCTGCCGCCGGACCGCCCGGCGCCCAGTGTGCTGATCGGCGGGCTCGGGGTCGGCTTCTCGCTGGCCCGGGCGGTGGCCGAGCCGCGCTGGGGACACGTCACGGTCGTCGAACGCGAGCGGGCGGTGGTCGACTGGCACCGGGCCGGCCCGCTGGCGGCCTTCTCCGGCGGGGCGCTCGCCGACCCCCGCACCGAGGTCGTCGTGGGGGACCTCGTCGCCCACCTCCACGCGCCCGGCACCCGCTACGACGCCCTGTGCCTGGACATCGACAACGGCCCCGACTGGACCGTCACCGACGACAACGGCGGCCTGTACTCCCCCGCCGGGCTCGCCGCCTGCCGTGCCCGGCTGACGCCCGGCGGAGTGCTCGCCGTGTGGTCCGCACAGCCGTCCCCGGCGTTCGAGGAAGCCCTCCGGAATGCCGGATTCGCCGGGGTAACGACTGAAGAGATCACCGTTGCCCGAGGCGTCCCGGACGTGGTCCACCTCGGCGTCAGCGCCGCGTAG